The proteins below come from a single Lineus longissimus chromosome 5, tnLinLong1.2, whole genome shotgun sequence genomic window:
- the LOC135487818 gene encoding superoxide dismutase [Mn], mitochondrial-like, with translation MLSSKFASFARLSSVASHQTAAMAATRSKHTLPDLPYDYNALEPVISAEIMQIHHAKHHQTYVNNLNITEEKIAEAQAKGDISAVISLQPALKFNAGGDINHNIFWQNLSPSGGGEPTGDLLEAIKRDFSSFEKMKTTMSATTVAVQGSGWGWLGYNKNTDRLQVAATANQDPLLATTGLVPLFGIDTWEHAYYLQYKNMRPDYVNAIWNIVNWKDVSSRFSNAKLD, from the exons ATGTTGTCTTCAAAATTCGCTTCATTTGCAAG GCTGTCCTCAGTGGCAAGCCACCAAACTGCAGCCATGGCAGCAACTCGTTCGAAGCATACACTTCCAGATCTGCCATATGATTACAATGCCCTGGAGCCTGTCATATCTGCTGAGATCATGCAGATTCATCATGCTAAACATCACCAGACGTACGTCAATAACCTGAACATCACTGAAGAGAAGATTGCTGAGGCACAAGCTAAAG GTGATATTTCGGCTGTTATCAGTCTGCAGCCAGCTTTGAAGTTCAACGCTGGTGGCGACATTAACCACAACATCTTCTGGCAGAACTTGTCTCCCAGTGGTGGTGGTGAACCTACAG GTGACCTGTTGGAAGCTATAAAGCGAGATTTCAGTTCTTTTGAAAAGATGAAGACGACTATGTCAGCTACAACAGTTGCTGTCCAAGGCTCTGGTTGGGGCTGGTTGGGTTATAATAAAAATACTGACAGACTACAGGTCGCAGCTACAGCAAACCAGGATCCTTTACTAGCAACAACAG GTCTAGTTCCCTTATTTGGTATTGATACGTGGGAACATGCATACTACCTCCAGTACAAGAACATGCGACCAGATTATGTCAATGCCATCTGGAATATCGTCAACTGGAAAGATGTGTCCTCACGGTTCAGCAACGCAAAACTTGACTGA
- the LOC135487817 gene encoding ubiquinone biosynthesis O-methyltransferase, mitochondrial-like, whose protein sequence is MSAVSLCRACRSVLSRGVYVANTVQIRLNHDRTSQRAPPFRPQVNYTVDDEEVRKFNQMASMMWKEDGEFKALHAMNELRVPLIRDALALPGTWRKTPRPLEGKLILDAGCGGGILSEPLARLGAFVVAIDASENNIQIAQGHMMQDPLLREQIKYIHCDIEDLIGTEEGKFDGVVSSEVLEHVSNVDSFVESCCRLVKPGGSLFFTTVNKTQLSYYLGVIAAEYVFKIVPPGTHDWEKFIPPEELKFMLSKNEFSTKLIHGMFYNLLTGRWMWIKDTSLSYAIQAVKEDQSDYSSSSESSSNGSDS, encoded by the exons ATGTCAGCAGTTAGCTTATGTAGAGCATGTAGAAGTGTACTGTCGAGAGGTGTTTATGTTGCTAATACCGTCCAAATAAG ATTGAACCATGATCGAACGTCACAAAGGGCGCCCCCTTTCAGACCTCAGGTGAATTACACTGTCGATGACGAGGAAGTCCGCAAGTTCAATCAGATGGCCAGTATGATGTGGAAAGAGGATGGCGAATTCAAGGCACTGCATGCTATGAACGAGCTGAGGGTACCACTTATCAGAGATGCCCTGGCATTGCCTGGCACTTGGAGGAAAACACCAAGGCCATTGGAGGGAAAACTCATCTTAGATGCTGGGTGTGGAGGAGGCATACTAAGTGAG CCCCTGGCCAGATTAGGTGCATTTGTTGTCGCAATagatgcctcagaaaataacATTCAGATTGCTCAGGGTCACATGATGCAGGACCCACTTCTCCGCGAGCAGATCAAATACATCCACTGTGATATTGAGGATTTGATCGGGACAGAGGAAGGAAAGTTTGATGGAGTGGTGTCATCAGAGGTGCTGGAACATGTCAGTAATGTGGACTCGTTTGTGGAATCTTGCTGCAGGCTTGTCAAG CCCGGTGGTTCCTTATTCTTCACGACAGTCAACAAGACCCAGTTATCCTATTATCTGGGGGTCATAGCTGCCGAATATGTCTTCAAAATTGTACCCCCTGGCACTCATGACTGGGAGAAGTTCATCCCTCCAGAGGAGTTAAAATTTATGCTGAGCAAAA ATGAATTCAGCACGAAATTGATCCATGGCATGTTTTACAACCTTTTGACAGGTCGGTGGATGTGGATAAAAGACACAAGCTTGTCGTATGCTATACAAGCAGTTAAAGAGGATCAAAGTGACTATTCAAGTTCTTCAGAGAGTTCTTCCAATGGAAGTGACTCTTGA
- the LOC135487749 gene encoding ras-related and estrogen-regulated growth inhibitor-like has translation MTSPVQKKSSSSGNKTKTIKVLILGQSGVGKTALVVRFITRRFIGEYASVGKSLYRRSLQATANSHPYQYAFYSEQNYSYLVDVDGDIVNFDIFDTAGGEVGSSLRIQENIRWADAYVLVYSTTDSQSFEECMRFKFLINHFSTRKFNLGGGALEPVVILIGNKSDLEYDRMVSYEQANKRSHDLACLKFFEMSARESVDDIREAFRELYVIYRARKGTRTGLFRSASTRSRKTSSPDDYGRTSSNGSLSSTDDEGSGSEMMGPRSRFASVGRRFGWMIPTFTRQRSSDSFGKGSDEDIFKNSKL, from the exons ATGACAAGTCCCGTACAGAAGAAGAGCTCGTCCAGCGGAAATAAGACTAAAACGATCAAAGTGTTGATACTTGGACAATCTGGCGTTGGAAAGACAG CCTTGGTTGTCCGCTTCATAACGAGACGTTTTATTGGAGAATATGCAAGCGTCGGTAAGTCATTATATAGGAGGTCGCTCCAAGCAACAGCGAACT CTCATCCTTACCAATATGCGTTCTATTCAGAGCAGAACTACTCGTATCTGGTAGATGTAGATGGCGATATTgtcaactttgatattttcgatACGGCAGGAGGG GAGGTCGGCTCGAGTCTTCGCATCCAGGAGAACATCCGATGGGCCGATGCCTACGTTTTGGTTTACTCAACGACAGACTCTCAGAGCTTCGAGGAGTGCATGAGATTCAAATTCCTCATCAACCACTTCTCAACCAGAAAATTCAATTTAGGTGGTGGTGCATTAGAACCAGTCGTGATCCTTATAGGGAACAAATCAGACTTAGAATACGACAGGATGGTATCGTATGAGCAAGCAAATAAACGCTCACATGACTTAGCCTGTCTGAAATTCTTCGAGATGTCCGCCCGGGAATCTGTGGACGACATTAGAGAGGCTTTTAGAGAACTGTATGTAATTTATCGGGCGCGGAAAGGGACAAGGACGGGGCTTTTCCGCTCAGCGTCAACTAGATCACGGAAGACGTCTTCCCCAGATGACTATGGGAGGACCTCAAGTAATGGCAGTCTTTCTAGCACGGATGACGAGGGATCAGGGTCGGAGATGATGGGGCCGCGGTCCAGGTTCGCGTCAGTTGGACGCAGGTTCGGATGGATGATACCCACATTCACAAGGCAGCGCTCGTCGGATTCCTTTGGGAAAGGTTCTGATGaggatatttttaaaaacagcaAGCTTTAA